The Candidatus Binataceae bacterium genome window below encodes:
- a CDS encoding cytochrome c maturation protein CcmE, translating into MRVKPRFLLGGGLIVAAIGYLIVVGIRSTSEYYLTVPEAQARQAQLMGQAVRVAGRVQAGTISWDPVSLTLRFAMGPIPANDDGTASAAGAIKAVSVHAPLLFAVVCRGEPKPDMFAPGRDVIVEGHLTGPGAIDAEQVLTSCPSKYTPKKPS; encoded by the coding sequence ATGCGCGTCAAACCACGCTTCCTGCTCGGGGGCGGCCTGATTGTAGCCGCGATCGGTTATTTGATCGTGGTGGGCATTCGCAGCACTTCCGAATATTATTTGACCGTGCCAGAGGCCCAGGCCCGCCAAGCCCAGCTCATGGGACAGGCGGTACGGGTCGCGGGGCGGGTGCAAGCCGGCACCATTAGTTGGGATCCCGTGAGCTTGACCCTGCGCTTCGCGATGGGCCCGATTCCCGCCAACGACGACGGTACGGCCAGCGCTGCGGGCGCGATAAAGGCGGTTAGCGTCCACGCCCCGCTGCTCTTTGCCGTGGTCTGTCGCGGCGAGCCCAAGCCTGACATGTTTGCGCCAGGGCGTGACGTTATCGTCGAGGGGCATTTGACCGGCCCTGGCGCGATCGATGCGGAACAAGTGCTGACCAGTTGCCCTTCCAAATACACTCCCAAGAAGCCGAGCTGA
- a CDS encoding SAM-dependent methyltransferase produces MKHEPPRYQANYQALEQLLSAREDPWRFATDSFERKRLERTVAACLKVPHRSILEVGCAEGHMTAPLTTIAQRVAAIDAAPAAVARAAARAPAAEVITSSLESLALAEHFDLAVCTETLYYCQDVAGALALLCERADFVLLSYTVQERRTLDGYFNNARALHDEVVRGINVWKEPPNEFSRGLLARAWGLVNYKPQVRGCRILLFWSGGLPWAAGSA; encoded by the coding sequence ATGAAGCACGAACCACCGCGATACCAAGCCAACTACCAGGCCTTGGAGCAGCTCCTAAGCGCCCGCGAGGATCCCTGGCGGTTCGCCACCGATTCCTTCGAACGCAAAAGATTAGAACGGACCGTGGCGGCCTGCCTCAAGGTGCCGCATCGTTCGATTCTGGAGGTCGGCTGCGCGGAAGGGCATATGACCGCGCCGCTTACAACCATCGCCCAGCGCGTTGCGGCAATCGACGCCGCCCCCGCCGCGGTGGCTCGAGCGGCGGCACGTGCGCCGGCCGCTGAGGTTATCACCTCCAGCCTGGAGTCGTTGGCCCTAGCCGAGCATTTCGACCTCGCCGTGTGTACCGAGACGCTCTACTACTGCCAAGATGTAGCGGGCGCGCTCGCGCTGCTCTGTGAGCGTGCCGATTTCGTGCTGCTTTCCTATACCGTCCAGGAGCGAAGGACCTTGGATGGCTACTTCAACAATGCTCGGGCGCTTCATGACGAAGTAGTCCGTGGTATCAATGTGTGGAAGGAACCACCTAACGAATTTTCTCGCGGATTGCTGGCGCGTGCGTGGGGGTTGGTCAACTATAAGCCGCAGGTCAGGGGTTGCCGCATATTGCTTTTTTGGTCTGGCGGTCTGCCCTGGGCGGCCGGCTCTGCGTAG
- a CDS encoding DUF4340 domain-containing protein, which translates to MPIRNTIIAFVALLVVGGVIYFTHSRTTVAPTHYLFNVKPDALTRLTLKYPNAEIDLVREAGKWQLVKPVSAPADNDAVQTLAQEIAQCQIERTVDEHPASLAPFGLAQPQATIIAATKAGALPAIEVGKTTPVGYNVYIKTSARPAVMITAAAFGPGTKRTANDLRDHTLLSFSSDDVKRFVIQRPNSPAIEVDKQAGQWAIVKPARFSADQRAVRDFLNSLSNSRINEFVNDHPTDLAKYGLVQPKITVTIYRDSGKPLVLDVGGQIMSVGKEGFYVQRDGAPAVYSINSWMFADLDKDLNDLRDKTVLAFEPSDVERIQVTQNGNTFNVVRKPAGKWYVESNGGSIKALADPVKVEQFMDHLRTIKGDQIAQDSPTDLSKFGLAAPGQQITLYGQGNKSLGWVKFAKLERHEDNKVINPTQRIDYYAMSSQEPTVYGLYEASYRDLDNGISGLQAISALPAPVPAKPAKQAASGAPKHS; encoded by the coding sequence ATGCCGATTCGTAACACGATCATTGCCTTCGTGGCCCTGCTGGTGGTGGGCGGGGTCATTTACTTCACCCATTCGCGTACCACGGTGGCGCCCACTCATTATTTGTTCAATGTCAAGCCCGACGCGCTCACGCGGTTGACCCTTAAGTATCCCAACGCCGAAATCGATCTGGTGCGCGAGGCCGGCAAATGGCAACTGGTCAAGCCAGTGTCGGCGCCAGCCGACAATGACGCCGTGCAAACCCTGGCCCAGGAGATCGCCCAATGCCAAATCGAGCGGACCGTCGATGAACACCCGGCCAGCCTAGCGCCTTTTGGCTTGGCCCAACCTCAGGCCACGATCATCGCGGCGACCAAAGCTGGCGCGCTGCCGGCGATCGAAGTGGGCAAGACCACGCCGGTGGGTTACAACGTCTATATCAAGACCAGCGCCCGGCCGGCGGTGATGATTACGGCCGCCGCCTTCGGCCCCGGCACCAAGCGCACGGCCAACGACCTGCGCGACCATACCTTGCTCAGCTTCAGCTCAGACGACGTCAAGCGGTTTGTGATTCAGCGTCCCAATTCTCCCGCGATCGAAGTGGATAAGCAGGCTGGACAGTGGGCGATCGTTAAGCCCGCGCGCTTTTCGGCCGATCAGCGGGCGGTGCGCGATTTTCTCAATTCGCTTTCCAACTCGCGCATCAACGAGTTCGTCAACGACCATCCTACGGACCTGGCCAAATACGGGTTGGTCCAACCTAAGATCACAGTGACCATCTACCGCGATTCGGGCAAACCATTGGTGCTCGACGTGGGCGGTCAAATCATGAGCGTGGGCAAGGAAGGCTTCTACGTTCAGCGTGACGGCGCGCCCGCGGTTTACTCGATCAACAGTTGGATGTTTGCCGACCTCGACAAGGATTTGAACGATCTGCGCGACAAAACGGTGCTCGCCTTCGAGCCCTCCGATGTCGAGCGCATCCAGGTGACTCAGAACGGCAATACCTTCAACGTAGTGCGCAAGCCAGCGGGCAAATGGTACGTCGAGAGCAACGGCGGCAGCATCAAGGCGCTGGCCGATCCGGTCAAGGTCGAGCAGTTCATGGATCATCTGCGCACGATCAAGGGCGACCAGATTGCACAGGACTCGCCCACCGACTTGAGCAAGTTCGGGCTCGCCGCGCCAGGTCAGCAAATTACGCTTTATGGTCAGGGCAACAAGTCCCTGGGTTGGGTCAAATTCGCCAAGCTCGAACGGCATGAGGACAACAAGGTTATCAACCCTACCCAACGCATTGACTATTATGCGATGTCGAGCCAGGAGCCCACAGTCTATGGACTTTACGAGGCCTCCTATCGCGACCTCGATAATGGCATCTCCGGCCTGCAGGCGATAAGCGCGCTGCCCGCGCCTGTGCCGGCCAAGCCGGCCAAGCAGGCGGCCAGCGGCGCGCCCAAGCATTCCTGA
- a CDS encoding ATP-binding cassette domain-containing protein, producing the protein MIEVKQLTKLYGNFVAIKDVSFKAEKGQILGFLGPNGAGKTTTMRIITGFMPASSGTVLIDGLDIFSHSLQARRLIGYLPENPPLYLEMRVESYLRFVGRLKGVGRDAIDGALDHAVQMCGLTEVRHRICGQLSKGYRQRVGLAGALIHNPPVLVMDEPTIGLDPRQIREIRSVIRDLAGDHTIVLSTHILPEVSQICEKVVIINHGRVVKEQAIADLPGPLEDEFLKAIAGDREHEDADAEEELEEVEAGRSATP; encoded by the coding sequence ATGATTGAGGTCAAGCAGCTTACCAAGTTGTATGGCAACTTTGTTGCCATCAAAGATGTCTCCTTCAAGGCCGAGAAAGGGCAAATTCTGGGCTTCCTCGGACCCAATGGCGCGGGTAAGACCACGACCATGCGGATTATCACTGGCTTCATGCCGGCCAGTTCGGGGACGGTTCTGATCGATGGCCTAGACATTTTTTCACACTCGTTACAAGCACGTCGGCTGATCGGCTATTTGCCCGAAAATCCGCCGCTGTACCTCGAGATGAGAGTAGAGAGCTATTTGCGCTTCGTGGGCCGGCTCAAAGGTGTGGGTCGCGACGCCATTGACGGTGCCCTGGATCACGCGGTGCAGATGTGCGGCCTGACTGAGGTGCGCCATCGCATCTGCGGCCAACTCTCCAAAGGCTACCGCCAGCGGGTGGGCCTGGCCGGGGCCTTGATCCACAACCCGCCGGTGTTGGTGATGGACGAGCCAACTATCGGCCTGGATCCCCGCCAGATCCGCGAAATCCGTAGCGTGATTCGCGATCTGGCCGGCGACCATACCATCGTGCTGTCCACGCATATCCTGCCCGAAGTCTCTCAGATCTGTGAAAAAGTCGTGATTATCAACCACGGCCGGGTGGTCAAGGAGCAGGCGATCGCCGATCTGCCCGGACCGCTGGAGGATGAATTCCTCAAGGCTATTGCCGGCGACCGTGAACATGAGGACGCCGATGCCGAAGAGGAATTGGAAGAGGTCGAGGCCGGACGGAGCGCGACACCATGA
- a CDS encoding thiamine pyrophosphate-binding protein, protein MVCRHEQNAAFSAGGIGRLTGRVVVALVTSGPGCSNLVTGLVNVEGQPMVALGGAVPGSARLKQTHQTLDTVALMRPVTKFAAESSRPGAAFLSLPVDVERGEQCRPACSRPWFPHWARDTRR, encoded by the coding sequence ATGGTTTGCCGCCACGAACAGAATGCCGCCTTTAGTGCGGGCGGGATTGGCAGGCTCACGGGGCGTGTCGTGGTCGCACTCGTCACCTCGGGGCCCGGTTGCAGCAACCTGGTAACCGGGTTGGTCAACGTCGAAGGCCAGCCGATGGTCGCGCTGGGTGGTGCGGTGCCGGGTTCCGCGCGCCTCAAGCAAACCCATCAAACGCTGGACACCGTTGCGCTGATGCGGCCGGTGACCAAGTTCGCGGCCGAATCGAGTCGCCCCGGCGCAGCTTTTCTCTCCCTGCCCGTTGACGTTGAACGAGGCGAGCAGTGCCGCCCTGCTTGCTCCCGGCCTTGGTTCCCGCACTGGGCCCGGGACACGCGGCGCTGA
- the budA gene encoding acetolactate decarboxylase, which yields MAHLSCRLPDSLWHALNERACRDGEPVSHLVAHAVAQFLEVNHATIFQVSTSSALVEGVYQGAVRVGKLREHGNLGLGTFDHLDGEMVVVDGEFYQVRADGTVSRAADDMLSPFAVVTDFAPDHEAALARCASLTELTAAFDSLRDSPNFFFALRADGRFERVHTRAMCRSEEGVPLAEAAAHQPEFEFGPVEGTLVGFWAPQYTKTLNVPGYHLHFVDRERGRGGHLLECSSGALELKCQRVTGLTVALPETADFIKADFSRDPSAALAYAEQEHRK from the coding sequence ATGGCGCACTTGAGTTGCAGATTACCCGATAGCCTGTGGCATGCGCTCAATGAACGGGCCTGTCGTGACGGTGAGCCGGTTTCCCATTTGGTGGCGCACGCGGTGGCCCAATTCCTGGAGGTCAATCATGCCACCATCTTCCAGGTTTCGACCTCCAGCGCGCTGGTCGAGGGGGTCTATCAGGGCGCGGTGCGCGTAGGCAAGTTGCGCGAGCATGGCAACCTAGGCCTGGGCACGTTCGACCATCTGGACGGTGAGATGGTGGTGGTTGACGGGGAGTTCTACCAGGTGCGCGCCGACGGCACGGTGAGCCGCGCCGCCGACGACATGCTTAGTCCGTTTGCCGTGGTGACCGATTTCGCCCCCGACCATGAGGCCGCGCTGGCCCGCTGCGCCAGCCTGACCGAATTGACGGCGGCTTTCGATAGTTTGCGCGATTCGCCCAACTTCTTTTTTGCCTTGCGCGCCGACGGCCGCTTCGAGCGCGTGCACACGCGCGCGATGTGTCGCAGCGAAGAGGGCGTGCCGCTGGCCGAAGCGGCGGCCCATCAGCCGGAATTCGAATTCGGTCCGGTGGAAGGAACGCTGGTCGGTTTTTGGGCCCCGCAATACACCAAAACGCTCAACGTTCCCGGCTATCATCTGCATTTTGTTGATCGCGAGCGCGGCCGCGGCGGCCATCTGTTGGAATGCTCGAGCGGCGCCTTGGAGCTGAAGTGCCAACGGGTGACGGGCCTGACCGTCGCGCTGCCCGAGACCGCAGACTTCATCAAGGCGGATTTCAGCCGCGACCCCAGCGCGGCCCTGGCCTACGCCGAACAGGAGCATCGCAAATGA
- a CDS encoding ABC transporter permease: MKNALLIANRELQAYFVQPVAYVVMTVFLLLGGWFFFALLRRFDVIQEMYLAMQNPRALAQLNLNQLVIQPLLHNLAIVLVLLVPALTMRSFAEEKRIGTYELLLTSPVRTGEVVAGKFIAAMVMILVMVLLTAIFPLILVLFGNPEIGIIASGYLGLAFLGVAFASVGLFTSSLTQNQIIAAISCLGALLLLFVISWPAEIGGSTTVSALLGYLALPGHFTNMVNGLIDTKDIIYFLSLMAVALFLTQRAVESARWR; this comes from the coding sequence ATGAAGAATGCTCTATTGATCGCCAATCGCGAGTTGCAGGCCTATTTCGTGCAACCCGTGGCCTACGTGGTGATGACGGTTTTTCTGCTGTTGGGCGGGTGGTTCTTTTTCGCCCTGCTGCGGCGCTTTGACGTGATCCAGGAAATGTACCTGGCGATGCAAAACCCCCGCGCGCTGGCTCAACTCAACCTAAATCAGTTGGTAATCCAGCCGCTGCTGCACAACCTGGCGATTGTGCTGGTGTTACTGGTGCCGGCGCTCACCATGCGCAGCTTCGCTGAGGAAAAGCGTATCGGTACCTACGAACTGCTGCTTACCTCGCCAGTGCGAACCGGAGAGGTAGTGGCCGGCAAATTCATCGCGGCGATGGTTATGATCCTGGTGATGGTGCTGCTGACGGCGATTTTCCCCCTCATCCTGGTCCTGTTCGGCAACCCCGAGATCGGGATCATCGCCTCGGGCTACCTGGGCTTGGCGTTTTTGGGGGTGGCCTTTGCCTCGGTGGGCCTGTTCACCAGCTCGCTAACGCAGAATCAGATTATTGCGGCGATTAGCTGCCTGGGGGCGTTGCTACTGTTGTTCGTCATCTCCTGGCCGGCGGAAATTGGCGGCAGCACCACGGTCAGCGCGTTGCTCGGCTACTTGGCCCTGCCCGGCCACTTCACCAACATGGTCAATGGCCTGATCGACACCAAGGATATTATCTACTTTCTCAGTCTAATGGCGGTGGCGCTATTCTTGACCCAGCGCGCGGTCGAGTCGGCGCGCTGGCGCTGA
- a CDS encoding GldG family protein, protein MQRSAALAGIIGLVLLAFGVLDYFIASGFHLFVMLNVVAGAFALVLWATNVSRESLGSAIGSRTTKYGANASIYSVIFIALLIGVNYLASQYNRRFDTTQEKIYSLSPQSIQIVQSLKRPIKFYGFFQGGTNPQAQQEYEAYQYVSPQVSYQLIDPDRHPELAERYHVSLMNTTRVQYGDDNPAHGTNVTELSEENLTNAILKLTRGGTKIAYFLDGEGEADPDDSKSQEGMSDFRQALEGEGYQVKKVFLATRAEVPKDCSILIVAGPTRVMSQHVIDAFDGYLKRGGSALVMLRPVGPDLTDPEAGLVALLGKEWEIKVGNDIVVDQVLRLFAGPALGLNPMVDDYPDSPITHNFTKRVVFPETRSVMPMPGKAGLTVLPVARTSTTSWAETDLSDLYKKQIAKLDAHDTKGPITVASSVEAFLEALGYAKSGESRMVVLGSTDLANNQYFDQFYNRDFVMNSADWLAGESKSISIRPRTLHSSSFRLTVAQFSVVFALSVLLLPELLLIAGIAVWWERRN, encoded by the coding sequence ATGCAAAGAAGTGCGGCTTTAGCCGGCATCATCGGTCTGGTTCTGCTGGCCTTCGGGGTGCTGGATTATTTCATTGCCTCCGGCTTCCATCTCTTCGTCATGTTAAACGTGGTTGCGGGGGCCTTCGCCTTGGTGCTGTGGGCTACCAACGTCAGTCGCGAGAGTCTGGGCAGCGCGATCGGCAGCCGGACCACCAAGTATGGCGCAAACGCTTCCATCTATTCCGTCATCTTCATCGCCTTGCTGATTGGGGTCAACTATCTGGCTAGTCAGTACAACCGGCGCTTTGACACTACCCAGGAGAAAATCTACAGCCTCTCGCCTCAATCCATTCAGATCGTCCAGTCGCTCAAGCGTCCGATTAAGTTCTATGGCTTCTTCCAGGGGGGCACCAATCCTCAGGCCCAGCAGGAGTACGAAGCCTATCAGTACGTCTCACCGCAGGTGTCCTACCAGCTCATCGATCCGGACCGCCATCCTGAGTTGGCCGAGCGCTACCACGTAAGCCTGATGAATACCACCCGCGTTCAGTATGGCGACGACAATCCGGCTCACGGCACTAATGTGACCGAGCTAAGTGAGGAGAACCTGACCAACGCTATCCTCAAGCTGACGCGGGGCGGTACCAAAATTGCTTACTTTCTGGACGGCGAAGGGGAAGCGGACCCCGATGACAGCAAGAGCCAGGAAGGGATGTCCGATTTCAGGCAGGCTTTGGAGGGCGAGGGCTACCAGGTCAAGAAGGTCTTCCTAGCCACCCGCGCCGAGGTACCCAAGGATTGTTCCATCCTGATTGTGGCTGGCCCCACCCGTGTGATGTCCCAGCACGTTATTGACGCCTTTGACGGCTATCTCAAGCGCGGCGGCAGCGCCTTGGTGATGTTGCGTCCGGTCGGACCCGATCTGACCGACCCCGAGGCGGGCCTGGTCGCGCTGTTGGGCAAGGAATGGGAGATCAAGGTCGGCAACGATATTGTGGTTGACCAAGTGCTGCGGTTGTTCGCCGGACCGGCGCTGGGGCTCAATCCAATGGTCGATGATTATCCCGACTCGCCTATCACTCACAATTTTACTAAGCGTGTGGTGTTTCCAGAAACCCGCTCGGTCATGCCGATGCCGGGTAAGGCCGGCTTGACGGTGCTTCCGGTGGCGCGTACCAGCACGACCTCGTGGGCCGAGACTGATCTGTCGGATCTGTATAAAAAACAGATCGCGAAATTGGATGCTCACGATACCAAGGGTCCGATTACCGTGGCGAGCTCGGTGGAGGCCTTTCTGGAGGCCTTGGGTTACGCCAAGAGCGGGGAGTCGCGCATGGTAGTGTTGGGCAGTACCGATCTGGCCAACAATCAGTACTTCGACCAATTCTATAATCGCGACTTTGTCATGAACTCCGCCGACTGGTTGGCGGGCGAAAGTAAGTCGATCTCAATTCGGCCGCGCACTCTGCACTCCTCCAGCTTCCGCCTGACCGTGGCCCAGTTCAGCGTGGTGTTTGCGCTTTCCGTGCTGTTGCTGCCCGAATTGCTCCTCATCGCTGGCATTGCGGTGTGGTGGGAGCGGCGCAACTGA